A genomic segment from Thermostichus lividus PCC 6715 encodes:
- a CDS encoding RibD family protein has protein sequence MASASAQGDRIASAYDFQHLEEHVAQADAVLFGATTLRLGGTAMRLQSPSLIQQRLRAGKPPQPLQIVCSASGDLDLALPFFQQPIPRALVTTETGQARWQGSSAFDYCWCADRPHWDWSWVLGQIATVGIQRLAVLGGGHLFASLLQVQAIDELWLTVCPLMLGSSAPSLMPLKECTSPTMTLVSAVPVGDEVYLHYRLGYGEDKGTMIET, from the coding sequence TTGGCAAGTGCTAGTGCCCAAGGCGATCGCATCGCGTCAGCATACGATTTTCAGCACTTAGAAGAACACGTTGCCCAAGCAGATGCGGTCTTGTTTGGGGCAACCACCCTGCGCTTGGGGGGAACTGCCATGCGCTTACAGTCCCCCAGCTTAATTCAGCAACGCCTCAGGGCGGGTAAGCCGCCGCAACCGCTGCAAATCGTTTGCTCTGCCAGTGGTGACCTCGACTTGGCACTCCCCTTCTTTCAGCAGCCGATTCCACGGGCATTAGTAACAACAGAAACAGGTCAAGCGCGCTGGCAGGGGTCTAGCGCCTTCGATTACTGTTGGTGTGCCGATCGCCCCCACTGGGATTGGTCTTGGGTTTTAGGGCAAATTGCAACGGTGGGGATCCAGCGCCTAGCCGTACTCGGGGGAGGGCATCTTTTTGCGTCTCTGCTGCAAGTGCAAGCCATTGATGAACTGTGGCTGACGGTCTGCCCCCTAATGCTTGGATCCAGTGCCCCCAGCTTAATGCCGCTAAAGGAGTGCACATCTCCCACCATGACCTTGGTGAGTGCAGTGCCCGTCGGGGATGAGGTCTATTTACACTACCGCCTCGGCTACGGCGAGGACAAAGGAACTATGATAGAGACTTGA
- a CDS encoding DUF1830 domain-containing protein: MPQIFDPVPHDNCDRILCCYANVTSKIQVVRITNIANWYFERVVFPGQRLVFECPRPAQLEVHCGMMASAILSDTIPCTELLVQEGDDNFFPSDPVTQQRLELLNEGSPQEVMSH; this comes from the coding sequence ATGCCGCAAATCTTTGATCCCGTCCCTCACGATAATTGCGATCGCATCCTCTGCTGTTATGCCAACGTCACCAGCAAAATACAGGTGGTGCGCATTACGAATATTGCCAATTGGTATTTTGAGCGGGTTGTTTTTCCAGGACAACGACTTGTATTTGAGTGCCCGCGTCCAGCACAGCTTGAAGTTCATTGTGGCATGATGGCGAGTGCGATTCTCTCAGATACCATTCCCTGTACAGAGTTGCTGGTACAGGAAGGAGACGATAATTTTTTTCCGAGTGATCCTGTCACGCAACAACGGCTAGAATTGCTCAATGAAGGATCACCGCAAGAAGTCATGAGCCATTGA
- a CDS encoding photosystem II high light acclimation radical SAM protein codes for MTPRVLYVRLPCNPIFPIGVVYLADYIHKQLPHLEQRIFDLGTVPPLDFRAALSRCIDEFRPTHLVFSWRDIQIYAPVGGRGGNPLQHAFEVYYARNPFVKLRGAIGGLRVMSAYYGELWRNLSLIRLGLHHAKRYHPQITTIVGGGAVSVFYEQLGSQLPRGTIISVGEGESLLHKVLTDQSIQGERCYIAGVETPRDRLIHEWPTPIEKTACNYSYIEQIWPEFEYYLQGGDFYIGVQTKRGCPHNCCYCVYTVVEGKQVRINPAQEVVAEMRQLYERGVRNFWFTDAQFIPARKFIPDAIALLRDILAAGMTDIHWAAYIRADNLTPELCDLMVKTGMNYFEIGITSGSQELVRKMRMGYNLRTVLQNCRDLKAAGFADLVSVNYSFNVIDERPETIAQTIAYHRELEQIFGADKVEPAIFFIGLQPHTHLEEYALKAGILRPGYNPMSLMPWTAKKLLWNPEPMGSLFGEVCLAAWRENPNDFGRTVMDLLEQRFGRAPLAAALSAPLEAEVPPLAIAHR; via the coding sequence ATGACGCCTCGTGTCCTGTACGTTCGCCTGCCCTGCAACCCCATCTTCCCCATTGGGGTGGTTTATTTGGCCGACTATATCCATAAGCAACTGCCCCACCTTGAGCAGCGCATTTTTGACTTGGGCACAGTCCCCCCCTTAGACTTCCGGGCTGCCCTCAGCCGTTGCATTGATGAGTTTCGCCCCACCCATCTGGTATTTTCATGGCGAGATATTCAAATCTACGCCCCTGTGGGGGGGCGCGGCGGTAATCCGCTGCAACATGCCTTTGAGGTCTATTACGCTCGCAATCCGTTTGTCAAATTGCGGGGGGCGATCGGTGGGCTACGGGTGATGAGTGCCTACTACGGCGAACTGTGGCGGAATCTAAGTTTAATTCGTTTGGGGTTGCACCATGCCAAGCGCTACCATCCTCAGATCACCACCATCGTGGGTGGTGGTGCAGTTAGCGTCTTTTACGAGCAACTGGGTTCCCAACTGCCCCGGGGCACCATTATTTCGGTGGGCGAAGGGGAAAGCCTACTGCATAAGGTGCTCACAGACCAATCGATTCAAGGGGAGCGCTGCTATATTGCTGGGGTGGAGACCCCCCGCGATCGCCTCATTCACGAATGGCCGACCCCCATTGAAAAAACCGCCTGTAACTACAGCTATATTGAGCAGATTTGGCCAGAATTTGAATACTACCTACAGGGGGGCGACTTCTATATCGGTGTGCAGACCAAACGGGGCTGCCCCCACAACTGCTGTTACTGCGTCTATACCGTTGTTGAAGGTAAGCAGGTGCGCATTAACCCGGCGCAAGAGGTGGTTGCGGAGATGCGCCAGCTTTATGAGCGCGGGGTTCGCAACTTTTGGTTTACCGATGCCCAGTTTATTCCGGCGCGTAAGTTTATCCCTGACGCTATTGCCCTGCTGCGGGACATCTTGGCAGCGGGGATGACGGATATTCACTGGGCGGCCTATATCCGGGCGGACAACCTTACCCCCGAACTGTGTGACCTCATGGTCAAAACGGGGATGAACTATTTTGAAATTGGTATTACCAGCGGTTCCCAAGAATTAGTGCGGAAAATGCGCATGGGGTATAACCTGCGCACGGTGTTGCAGAACTGCCGTGATCTAAAAGCCGCAGGCTTTGCGGATCTGGTGTCGGTCAACTATTCCTTTAATGTCATTGATGAGCGCCCCGAGACCATTGCCCAAACCATTGCCTACCATCGTGAGCTGGAGCAGATTTTTGGTGCCGATAAGGTGGAACCCGCCATTTTCTTTATTGGCCTGCAACCCCACACGCACCTTGAAGAGTATGCCCTCAAGGCAGGCATTCTGCGCCCGGGCTATAACCCCATGAGCCTGATGCCGTGGACCGCTAAAAAGTTACTTTGGAACCCTGAACCCATGGGCAGCCTCTTTGGCGAAGTCTGTTTGGCGGCGTGGCGAGAGAACCCGAACGACTTTGGCCGCACAGTCATGGACTTACTGGAGCAACGGTTTGGCCGTGCTCCCCTTGCTGCGGCGCTGTCTGCCCCCCTTGAGGCAGAGGTTCCCCCGTTGGCGATCGCCCATCGGTAA
- a CDS encoding pyridoxal-phosphate-dependent aminotransferase family protein, with product MQDKAMLMIPGPTPVPESVLLSLGKHPIGHRSGEFSQIMAAVTAGLKWLHQTQNEVLILAASGTGAMEAGIINFLSAGDRVVVGCNGKFGDRWGEVCDAYGLTTERISAPWGQPLNPDDFKAVLEADTAKTIKAVIVTHSETSTGVINDLEAINRHVKAHGQALIIVDAVTSLGAVSVPIDEWGLDVVGSGSQKGYMIPPGLAFVSVSPKAWEAYKTATLPKFYLDLGKYRKDAAKHTTPFTPPVNLFFALKTALEMMQAEGLEAIFQRHQRLMQATRAAMKALNLPLYAADSCASPAITAVAPQGVEAENIRSLMKKRFDIALAGGQDHLKGQIFRIGHLGFVGDRDILAAVSALEAVLAELGYTNFTPGAGVAAASRVLSTA from the coding sequence ATGCAAGATAAAGCAATGTTAATGATTCCGGGGCCGACTCCTGTGCCGGAATCGGTTCTTTTGTCCCTTGGTAAGCACCCCATCGGTCATCGCAGCGGTGAGTTTAGCCAAATCATGGCGGCGGTGACGGCTGGGTTAAAGTGGCTGCACCAAACTCAAAATGAGGTGCTTATTCTAGCGGCTAGCGGCACTGGGGCAATGGAGGCGGGAATCATTAATTTCCTCAGTGCTGGCGATCGCGTTGTTGTCGGATGCAACGGTAAGTTTGGCGATCGCTGGGGCGAGGTTTGTGATGCCTATGGCTTAACCACTGAGCGCATTAGTGCTCCGTGGGGGCAGCCCCTGAACCCTGATGACTTTAAGGCAGTGCTTGAGGCGGACACCGCCAAAACCATCAAAGCGGTGATTGTCACCCACAGTGAGACCTCTACTGGGGTCATCAATGATCTTGAGGCTATTAACCGCCATGTAAAAGCCCATGGCCAAGCGCTGATCATTGTCGATGCCGTAACCAGCTTGGGAGCCGTGAGCGTCCCCATTGATGAATGGGGGTTAGATGTCGTTGGCTCAGGGTCTCAAAAGGGGTACATGATTCCGCCGGGGCTGGCGTTTGTGAGTGTCAGCCCAAAGGCGTGGGAGGCATACAAAACAGCCACCTTGCCAAAGTTTTACCTAGATTTGGGCAAGTATCGCAAAGATGCAGCAAAGCACACGACCCCCTTCACGCCTCCTGTCAACCTCTTTTTTGCCCTAAAGACAGCTCTAGAAATGATGCAAGCGGAAGGGTTAGAAGCCATCTTTCAACGTCATCAGCGGTTAATGCAGGCCACTCGAGCGGCAATGAAGGCCTTAAACTTGCCCCTTTACGCTGCCGATAGCTGTGCTAGCCCTGCTATTACGGCGGTTGCCCCCCAAGGCGTTGAGGCCGAAAACATTCGCAGCCTTATGAAAAAACGCTTTGATATTGCCCTCGCAGGCGGACAGGATCACCTCAAGGGGCAAATTTTCCGGATTGGCCACTTGGGGTTTGTGGGCGATCGCGACATTCTGGCAGCGGTGAGTGCCCTCGAAGCAGTGCTCGCAGAGTTAGGCTACACTAACTTTACCCCTGGGGCTGGGGTGGCTGCCGCTAGCCGTGTGTTGAGCACCGCCTAA
- a CDS encoding MEKHLA domain-containing protein, which yields MEPWFEAAAVRHARRLCASFQHWTGRSLLPQTPQNDLDLAYELFHWSYPVLSHGNQADPILNYGNQAALTLWELSWSELVQMPSRLTAEPMAQAARAALLAQAANQGYANNYSGIRISRSGRRFQIKNAWIWNIIDETGQPIGQAATFNQWHIL from the coding sequence ATGGAACCGTGGTTCGAGGCGGCGGCTGTACGGCATGCACGGCGCTTGTGCGCTAGCTTTCAGCATTGGACGGGGCGATCGCTCCTGCCTCAGACCCCCCAAAATGATCTTGACCTAGCCTATGAGTTGTTCCACTGGTCATATCCCGTGCTCTCCCACGGGAATCAAGCAGATCCTATCCTCAACTACGGTAACCAAGCGGCCTTAACCCTGTGGGAACTGTCATGGTCAGAGTTAGTGCAAATGCCCTCGCGACTCACGGCAGAACCCATGGCGCAAGCGGCGCGGGCGGCTCTACTGGCTCAAGCTGCAAACCAAGGTTACGCCAACAACTACAGCGGCATTCGTATCTCCCGCTCCGGTCGGCGCTTTCAGATCAAGAATGCGTGGATTTGGAACATTATTGACGAAACAGGTCAGCCGATTGGGCAGGCAGCAACCTTCAACCAGTGGCACATCCTGTAA